The following are encoded together in the Echinicola jeungdonensis genome:
- a CDS encoding DinB family protein has product MDTTIKNWQQDIQEITASFKDSFQSLDVETLHMKPDAKTWSIAENIQHLIVLNESYFPIFRQLEKGNYSKPFIGNFGFLTKALGKMILKSVAPENHKKFKTLPIWIPSKYEVPENKELLDQFEKHQKNLSRWIGQLKPFLENKQVIHSPANRLIAYPLELAINIIISHEKRHYNQAFHLLEEIKK; this is encoded by the coding sequence ATGGATACCACCATTAAGAATTGGCAACAGGATATTCAAGAAATTACTGCATCGTTTAAAGACAGCTTTCAATCTTTGGATGTGGAAACCCTGCATATGAAACCCGATGCAAAAACCTGGAGTATTGCTGAAAACATCCAACATTTGATCGTCCTAAACGAAAGCTATTTTCCTATTTTTCGACAATTGGAAAAGGGAAATTATTCCAAGCCATTCATTGGCAATTTTGGTTTTCTTACAAAAGCGCTGGGTAAAATGATCCTCAAATCCGTTGCCCCGGAAAACCACAAAAAATTCAAAACCCTTCCCATATGGATCCCATCCAAATATGAAGTACCCGAAAATAAAGAACTATTAGACCAGTTTGAAAAACACCAAAAGAATCTTTCTCGTTGGATAGGTCAACTTAAGCCATTTCTAGAAAATAAACAGGTGATTCATTCCCCGGCTAACCGTTTAATTGCCTATCCCTTGGAATTGGCAATCAATATCATTATCAGTCATGAAAAAAGACATTACAATCAAGCTTTCCATCTCCTGGAAGAAATAAAAAAATAA
- a CDS encoding exonuclease domain-containing protein, protein MYAIVDIETTGGYGRRHRITEIAVVVHDGKQVLDTYQTLLNPDCEIPAFITGLTGIDNEMVQGAPFFEEIGEELYELLKDKVFVAHNVNFDFNFIKSEFSRVGINFERPKLCTIRLSRKLIPGLPSYSLGSICEYMDIEIHDRHRAFGDAEATAILFGILVHRDDQGVIAQAMKRNSGESFLPPHISREQFLELPTSVGVYYFHDEHGKVIYVGKALNIRNRFKGHFSGAGKGKQAMKSAIHHVSYTLTGSEFLALLVEALEIKKHWPRFNRALKVKAGAWGLYQYQDGKGYMRFQVSKINKFKKPLITFRTHHDAWSYLLKKVEEFKLCPKLCGIQKTPGACYDFESGFCDGACAEKEDSSSYNDKVLDWLGQIPLENQRMLIKEKGRNPEEEAAIYFDQGILKAYGFLDLKQEFQSDEEVVLQV, encoded by the coding sequence ATGTATGCAATCGTTGATATTGAAACCACTGGAGGGTATGGGAGAAGACATCGAATCACAGAAATTGCCGTGGTTGTTCATGACGGAAAACAGGTTTTGGATACATACCAGACATTGTTAAATCCTGATTGCGAAATTCCAGCTTTTATTACCGGCCTGACAGGAATAGATAATGAGATGGTCCAAGGTGCACCATTTTTTGAAGAAATAGGAGAAGAATTATATGAATTATTGAAGGATAAGGTCTTTGTGGCCCATAATGTAAATTTTGATTTCAATTTTATCAAATCAGAATTTAGCAGAGTGGGTATCAATTTTGAGAGGCCAAAGCTATGCACTATTCGACTAAGCCGAAAATTGATACCTGGGTTGCCCTCCTATAGTTTGGGCAGCATTTGTGAGTACATGGATATCGAAATTCACGATAGGCACAGGGCGTTTGGGGATGCGGAGGCTACCGCCATTCTTTTTGGGATTTTGGTCCATAGGGATGATCAGGGAGTGATCGCCCAAGCTATGAAAAGGAATTCTGGGGAATCCTTTTTGCCACCTCATATTTCCAGGGAGCAATTTTTGGAATTGCCCACATCTGTGGGTGTGTATTATTTTCATGATGAGCATGGAAAAGTCATTTATGTTGGAAAGGCCTTGAATATTAGAAACCGGTTCAAGGGCCATTTTTCAGGTGCAGGAAAGGGCAAACAGGCCATGAAATCAGCCATTCATCATGTTTCATATACATTGACAGGAAGTGAATTTTTGGCTCTTTTGGTGGAGGCATTGGAAATAAAAAAACACTGGCCAAGGTTTAATAGGGCATTAAAAGTGAAAGCTGGGGCCTGGGGGCTTTATCAGTACCAGGATGGAAAGGGTTATATGAGGTTTCAGGTATCGAAAATCAATAAATTCAAAAAGCCTCTTATTACTTTTAGGACCCACCATGATGCCTGGTCGTATCTTTTGAAAAAAGTGGAAGAGTTTAAGCTATGCCCCAAACTTTGTGGGATTCAAAAAACTCCTGGTGCTTGTTATGATTTTGAATCGGGTTTTTGTGATGGAGCTTGCGCGGAAAAAGAAGATTCTTCCTCTTACAATGATAAAGTACTGGATTGGTTGGGGCAGATTCCTCTTGAAAACCAACGGATGTTGATCAAAGAAAAGGGGAGAAACCCTGAGGAAGAAGCTGCCATTTATTTCGATCAAGGGATATTAAAAGCCTACGGTTTTTTGGATCTTAAACAGGAGTTTCAATCCGATGAGGAAGTAGTATTGCAAGTTTAA
- a CDS encoding patatin-like phospholipase family protein, protein MKKINILSIDGGGIKGIIPGTILQVIEEKIQQRKGDDQARLVDYLDFVAGTSTGGILSCGLLTPSDEDPQKPKFKVQEVVNLYHKHGKAIFHKSFWHEVRGLWGILDEKFPNKALRKALQKQFGEIKLSQLIKPCLITSYEINNRKAKFFTQHNANLSPSEDFLVKEVAQATSAAPTYFQVAMIKSAIGVNYPLIDGGVFANNPAMCAYAETRKLDFKNVKKPTSKDMYLLSLGTGSENETYSYSQAKNFGLAQWIKPLISIMMSGNSETVSHQLKWLFDAGNNKEGYVRLEPKLLHASPKMDEATRKNMNALKEAGLNYVSENEKQIDDIVTNLLMNKGEL, encoded by the coding sequence ATGAAAAAAATCAACATTTTATCCATCGACGGTGGAGGAATAAAAGGCATTATTCCTGGCACTATCCTTCAGGTTATTGAAGAAAAAATCCAACAAAGAAAGGGAGATGATCAGGCCAGATTAGTGGATTATTTGGACTTTGTGGCTGGGACCAGTACCGGTGGAATACTAAGCTGTGGACTATTAACACCCTCCGATGAAGATCCACAAAAACCTAAATTCAAGGTTCAGGAAGTGGTCAATTTATATCACAAACATGGAAAAGCTATTTTCCATAAATCCTTTTGGCACGAGGTAAGGGGACTTTGGGGAATATTGGATGAAAAATTCCCCAACAAGGCATTAAGGAAAGCCCTTCAAAAACAATTTGGAGAAATTAAGTTAAGCCAATTGATAAAACCCTGTTTGATCACTTCTTATGAAATCAACAACAGGAAAGCCAAATTTTTCACCCAACACAATGCCAACCTCTCTCCTTCCGAGGACTTTTTGGTTAAAGAGGTGGCCCAGGCTACTTCGGCAGCCCCCACTTATTTTCAGGTGGCGATGATCAAGTCAGCCATTGGGGTCAACTACCCTTTAATAGACGGAGGGGTATTTGCCAATAATCCGGCTATGTGTGCCTATGCAGAAACTCGAAAATTGGATTTTAAAAATGTAAAAAAGCCCACTTCTAAGGACATGTACCTTTTATCTCTAGGAACTGGTTCTGAAAATGAAACCTATAGTTATTCCCAAGCCAAAAATTTTGGTTTGGCCCAATGGATCAAACCCCTAATCAGTATAATGATGTCCGGAAATTCAGAAACAGTTTCCCACCAGTTAAAATGGCTTTTTGATGCTGGAAATAATAAAGAAGGATATGTTCGCCTGGAGCCCAAACTATTACATGCATCCCCAAAAATGGATGAGGCTACTAGGAAAAATATGAATGCTTTAAAAGAAGCTGGATTGAATTATGTATCGGAAAATGAAAAACAAATCGATGATATTGTAACCAATTTGCTAATGAATAAAGGGGAATTATAA
- a CDS encoding DUF4199 domain-containing protein, giving the protein MKKYEIEIKWGIIFTFIGLLWIGLERAVGLHDEYIGFHSTYTNLFAFIAILLYVLALLDKRNHYYKGYISWKNAFFSGLVLSAIIAILSPLSQLISHKIVTPHYFENAINHAVSRKIMSQQEAESYFSLGNYILQTTFFAFIVGCITAALISIFIRKSPQAI; this is encoded by the coding sequence ATGAAAAAGTATGAGATTGAAATCAAATGGGGGATCATATTTACATTTATAGGTTTGTTGTGGATTGGGCTGGAAAGAGCTGTAGGACTTCATGATGAATACATTGGATTCCATTCTACCTATACCAACCTTTTTGCATTTATAGCCATTTTACTCTATGTTTTGGCGCTTTTGGATAAAAGGAACCACTATTATAAAGGGTATATTAGTTGGAAAAATGCTTTTTTCTCCGGCCTGGTCTTATCCGCGATTATAGCCATTCTTAGCCCCCTGTCCCAGTTGATCAGCCATAAAATTGTCACCCCACATTATTTTGAAAATGCCATAAACCACGCAGTAAGTAGAAAAATAATGAGCCAGCAAGAAGCAGAAAGTTATTTCTCCCTTGGGAATTACATCCTTCAAACAACCTTTTTTGCTTTTATCGTGGGTTGTATAACTGCTGCCCTTATTTCTATTTTCATCAGAAAAAGCCCTCAAGCCATTTAA
- a CDS encoding alkaline phosphatase PhoX: MEEKSFNSRRQFLINSGVATLGFMGLNQFLNPLAEAHEINGCLGYGPLQNDDKGILNLPKGFEYKIISKKGKIMDDGWWTPGRPDGMGAFEGDDGKVILVRNHENSPDDFENGAFGPENENLAQAELDKFYEKGKGNLPALGGTTTLVYNEKTGEVEQEFMSLAGTVRNCAGGVTPWNSWLTCEESVVKAGDYSGNLEKDHGFVFEVLAKRDGKLQNAIPIKEMGRFNHEAVAVDPRTGIVFLTEDRGDGLFYRYIPHVPGKLYQGGKLQALCLSWGKGRDTRNWKGQQEGFFPVGKPQSIYWIDLEDIGSPHDDLRYRGYGKGAARFARGEGIWFGENELYFACTNGGEIGAGQVFKYIPGENEGKENEYKTPGSLELFAEPNDRDLLKNCDNVAIAPWGDLLLCEDHPHPFVVGITPEGRFYKLAENIGFESEFAGGVFSPSGQTYFVNIQDAGITLAITGPWRNLR, encoded by the coding sequence ATGGAGGAGAAATCATTTAATTCACGTCGACAATTTTTGATTAATTCAGGAGTGGCTACCCTTGGTTTTATGGGCTTAAACCAATTTCTAAACCCTTTGGCCGAGGCTCATGAGATTAATGGCTGTTTAGGATATGGACCTTTGCAAAATGATGATAAGGGAATATTGAATTTGCCTAAAGGTTTTGAATATAAAATCATTTCGAAGAAAGGAAAAATCATGGATGATGGCTGGTGGACTCCAGGGAGGCCAGATGGTATGGGAGCTTTTGAGGGGGATGATGGAAAAGTGATATTGGTTCGGAATCATGAAAACAGTCCAGATGATTTTGAAAATGGTGCATTTGGACCGGAAAATGAAAACCTTGCCCAAGCTGAACTTGATAAGTTTTATGAAAAAGGAAAGGGAAATTTACCTGCTCTGGGAGGAACAACCACCTTGGTCTACAATGAAAAAACGGGTGAGGTAGAACAAGAGTTTATGAGCCTTGCAGGAACGGTGAGAAACTGTGCGGGAGGGGTTACTCCCTGGAATTCATGGTTGACTTGTGAGGAATCAGTTGTGAAGGCAGGTGATTACAGTGGAAATCTGGAAAAAGATCACGGATTTGTCTTTGAGGTACTGGCCAAAAGAGACGGGAAGTTACAAAATGCGATTCCCATAAAAGAAATGGGAAGGTTTAACCACGAGGCGGTGGCAGTTGATCCCAGAACCGGAATAGTATTTTTGACCGAGGACCGGGGTGATGGCTTGTTTTACCGCTATATTCCCCATGTTCCAGGGAAATTATACCAAGGAGGGAAACTTCAAGCCCTTTGCCTTTCCTGGGGAAAAGGAAGGGATACCCGGAATTGGAAAGGGCAACAAGAGGGTTTTTTTCCAGTTGGAAAACCTCAAAGCATCTATTGGATTGACCTGGAGGATATTGGTTCCCCTCATGATGATTTGAGGTACAGGGGGTATGGAAAAGGGGCTGCAAGGTTTGCTCGTGGTGAGGGGATTTGGTTTGGGGAGAACGAGCTGTATTTTGCTTGTACTAATGGAGGAGAAATAGGGGCAGGACAGGTTTTTAAGTATATTCCAGGGGAAAATGAAGGAAAAGAGAATGAATATAAAACGCCCGGTTCATTAGAGCTTTTTGCAGAACCCAATGATAGGGATTTATTAAAGAATTGTGATAATGTGGCCATTGCACCTTGGGGAGATTTATTGCTTTGCGAGGACCATCCCCACCCATTTGTGGTTGGGATTACACCGGAGGGTAGGTTTTATAAACTGGCCGAGAATATTGGGTTTGAATCAGAATTTGCTGGAGGGGTGTTTTCCCCTTCCGGGCAAACATATTTTGTCAATATCCAAGATGCAGGCATCACCCTGGCAATAACAGGACCCTGGAGGAATTTGAGATGA
- a CDS encoding acyl-CoA thioesterase, with protein MTDLDQKIKNAETRIFKAVFPNTINHYDTLFGGTAMHLMDEVAFIAATRFSRQKMVTVRSDKIDFTVPIPAGTIIELVGHIIHIGRTSLKVQVDIFIEKMYEEGREKAISGTFTLVAIDENKKPTPIDH; from the coding sequence ATGACCGATTTAGACCAAAAAATTAAAAACGCAGAAACCCGAATATTTAAAGCTGTTTTCCCCAATACCATCAACCATTATGATACTTTGTTTGGTGGCACGGCTATGCACCTGATGGATGAGGTTGCCTTTATCGCAGCCACCCGGTTCAGCAGACAAAAAATGGTTACCGTACGAAGTGATAAAATTGATTTTACCGTCCCCATTCCCGCAGGAACCATTATCGAATTGGTGGGGCATATCATCCATATTGGCCGGACCAGTTTAAAAGTCCAAGTGGACATATTTATTGAAAAAATGTATGAGGAGGGTAGAGAAAAAGCCATTAGCGGCACTTTCACCCTGGTAGCAATTGATGAAAATAAAAAGCCCACCCCTATTGATCATTAA
- a CDS encoding PAS domain-containing protein — MTIFSKPSKKASSVPLHCWDIIACQLYPSIANQSLESLSHTLSFFKKSFSWSTDLNFLNQRFDALVLTDRQETILWASPGFEKMTDYHVFEAIGKNPSFLQGKDSSYKAKTQIRKKINEGKPFSSQLINYKKNGEPYLCEITIIPLEDPKGKITHFLALENEI; from the coding sequence ATGACAATTTTTTCAAAGCCATCCAAAAAAGCCTCCTCCGTTCCTCTTCACTGTTGGGACATCATTGCCTGCCAATTATACCCAAGCATTGCAAACCAAAGTCTTGAATCCCTATCTCACACTTTAAGTTTTTTCAAAAAATCATTCAGTTGGTCAACAGATTTGAATTTCCTAAATCAAAGGTTTGATGCTTTAGTACTTACCGATAGGCAGGAAACCATCCTTTGGGCAAGTCCAGGCTTTGAAAAAATGACGGATTATCATGTCTTTGAAGCAATTGGTAAAAACCCTTCTTTTTTACAGGGAAAGGATTCTTCTTATAAAGCAAAAACCCAAATAAGAAAAAAAATCAATGAAGGAAAACCATTTTCTTCCCAATTGATTAATTATAAAAAGAATGGAGAACCTTACCTTTGCGAAATCACTATCATTCCATTGGAAGATCCAAAAGGGAAAATCACCCATTTTCTGGCACTTGAAAACGAAATATGA
- the metE gene encoding 5-methyltetrahydropteroyltriglutamate--homocysteine S-methyltransferase, which translates to MLTHNLGYPRIGSKRQLKKASEAYWAGKSTLRELQETGANIREENWKIQQEAGIDLIPSNDFSFYDQVLDMSFTVGAIPERYHEIVTDQKKPELDLYFAMARGYQKNGLDIIAMEMTKWFDTNYHYIVPEFKKNQPFKLFSTKILDEFKEAKRQGIITKPVILGPVSYLLLGKEKEKGFKRIELIKNLVPVYLDILKKLEESNATWVQLDEPFLAMDLDQEEKEAFEYTYKTIRKACPNLKILLTTYFGGLDENLDLACELPVCGLHLDLVRAPKQLEKTLDKLPQNLSLSLGLVDGRNIWKNDFKASLELLELAKGKKSENRLLIASSCSLLHSPCDLEEEKSGSGLTAEIQQWLAFAKQKVGEIASLKQLALDSGLPENQQLLEENQKAIQSKKTSSIIHKQEVGQAVSSLTPGHSTRNKPFGERRKLQTPNLNLPLFPTTTIGSFPQTKEVRQWRALKKKGKLTQNQYDELIKSETEMAIRWQEGIGLDVLVHGEFERNDMVEYFGEQLEGFVFTQNGWVQSYGSRCVKPPIIYGDVSRPEPMTVGWTSFAQSLTEKNVKGMLTGPVTILQWSFVRNDQPRSTTCQQIALAIREEVADLEKEGIKIIQIDEPALREGLPLRQSDWEAYLDWAVECFRISASVVEDKTQIHTHMCYSEFNDIIKHIAGMDADVITIECSRSQMELLDAFAEFQYPNEIGPGVYDIHSPRIPSKEEMVELLEKAKSVLPEEQLWVNPDCGLKTRGWKETEPALERMVQAAKALRKTTVAGIEN; encoded by the coding sequence ATGCTAACGCACAATCTTGGCTACCCGCGGATTGGTAGCAAAAGACAACTCAAAAAGGCCAGTGAAGCTTACTGGGCCGGAAAATCAACCCTTCGTGAACTCCAGGAAACCGGTGCAAACATCCGGGAAGAAAATTGGAAAATCCAACAGGAAGCAGGCATTGACCTGATCCCTTCCAATGATTTTTCCTTCTACGATCAGGTTTTGGACATGTCCTTTACCGTTGGTGCTATTCCTGAAAGATACCATGAGATTGTAACTGACCAGAAAAAACCTGAACTGGACCTTTATTTTGCCATGGCCCGGGGCTATCAGAAAAATGGCCTTGATATCATTGCCATGGAAATGACCAAATGGTTCGATACCAATTACCATTATATCGTTCCTGAATTTAAAAAGAATCAGCCCTTTAAACTCTTCTCCACAAAAATCCTGGATGAGTTCAAAGAGGCAAAAAGACAGGGTATCATCACCAAACCTGTCATCCTTGGACCGGTCTCCTACCTCCTATTGGGTAAAGAAAAGGAAAAAGGTTTTAAGCGAATTGAGCTGATCAAAAACCTTGTCCCTGTTTATTTGGACATCCTCAAAAAACTGGAGGAATCAAACGCTACCTGGGTACAATTGGATGAACCTTTTCTTGCCATGGATCTGGATCAGGAAGAAAAGGAAGCTTTTGAATATACATACAAAACCATCCGCAAAGCTTGTCCGAACCTTAAAATCCTTTTGACCACTTATTTTGGCGGCCTGGATGAAAATTTGGACCTGGCTTGTGAATTGCCAGTTTGTGGCCTGCATTTGGATTTGGTCCGGGCTCCAAAACAACTTGAAAAGACATTGGATAAACTTCCGCAAAACCTAAGCCTTTCTTTAGGATTGGTAGATGGAAGGAATATCTGGAAAAATGATTTCAAAGCTTCTTTGGAATTACTTGAATTGGCCAAAGGCAAGAAAAGTGAAAACCGCCTATTGATAGCTTCCAGTTGCTCTTTGCTTCATTCACCCTGTGACTTGGAGGAGGAAAAATCTGGCTCAGGGTTGACGGCTGAGATCCAACAATGGTTGGCTTTTGCCAAGCAAAAAGTCGGTGAAATTGCAAGCTTGAAGCAACTAGCTTTGGATTCCGGTTTGCCGGAAAACCAACAATTATTGGAGGAAAATCAAAAAGCTATCCAATCTAAAAAAACCTCTTCCATCATCCATAAACAAGAGGTGGGACAGGCTGTAAGCAGCCTTACACCAGGCCATAGCACGAGGAATAAGCCTTTTGGAGAAAGGAGAAAACTTCAAACCCCAAACCTGAACCTTCCACTTTTCCCAACCACAACCATTGGTTCCTTTCCTCAAACCAAGGAGGTAAGGCAATGGCGAGCTCTAAAGAAAAAGGGGAAATTGACTCAAAATCAATATGATGAGCTGATCAAAAGTGAAACCGAAATGGCAATACGTTGGCAGGAAGGAATTGGATTGGATGTTTTGGTTCATGGGGAGTTTGAAAGAAATGATATGGTTGAATATTTCGGGGAGCAATTGGAAGGCTTTGTCTTCACCCAAAATGGCTGGGTCCAAAGTTATGGTTCCCGCTGCGTTAAACCTCCCATTATTTATGGAGACGTTTCCCGTCCTGAGCCTATGACCGTTGGTTGGACTTCTTTTGCCCAATCCCTGACAGAAAAAAATGTAAAAGGAATGCTCACAGGGCCGGTAACCATTTTGCAATGGTCCTTTGTCCGAAATGACCAGCCCAGATCAACCACTTGTCAGCAAATTGCCCTGGCTATCAGAGAAGAGGTGGCTGATTTGGAAAAAGAAGGCATCAAGATCATCCAAATTGATGAACCTGCCCTAAGGGAAGGTTTGCCCTTAAGGCAGTCCGACTGGGAAGCCTATCTGGACTGGGCTGTAGAATGTTTCCGAATCTCTGCATCAGTGGTGGAGGACAAAACCCAAATCCATACACACATGTGCTATTCAGAGTTTAATGATATCATCAAACATATTGCTGGCATGGATGCTGATGTCATTACCATCGAATGTTCCAGGTCTCAAATGGAGTTATTAGATGCTTTTGCTGAGTTCCAATACCCCAATGAAATTGGTCCAGGGGTTTATGACATCCACTCTCCAAGGATACCTTCCAAAGAGGAAATGGTTGAATTGCTAGAAAAAGCTAAATCCGTATTACCGGAGGAACAGCTTTGGGTCAACCCTGACTGTGGCCTTAAAACCAGAGGATGGAAAGAAACTGAGCCAGCTTTGGAGCGCATGGTACAAGCTGCTAAAGCACTTAGAAAAACCACAGTTGCTGGTATCGAAAATTAA
- a CDS encoding acyltransferase → MNISSENHPVEIASRKTMVPAEVIIKRNVWVGAIATILPRVTIGENSVVAAGAVVTKDVPSNCFVAGVPAKVIKKIGQ, encoded by the coding sequence GTGAATATAAGCTCCGAAAACCATCCAGTGGAGATTGCCTCCCGAAAGACCATGGTTCCTGCAGAAGTGATAATAAAAAGGAATGTCTGGGTCGGTGCCATTGCTACCATCCTTCCCAGGGTTACCATTGGTGAAAACTCGGTAGTAGCTGCAGGTGCGGTGGTAACAAAAGATGTGCCCTCAAACTGTTTTGTGGCAGGTGTTCCTGCAAAGGTTATTAAGAAAATAGGTCAATAA
- a CDS encoding cupin domain-containing protein yields MKNINLLLVFSALVLQGCQGQDSSETEQKDLEAIFPKGKLGPSEYFTGKAYNYGLVPNDSTYTTLVGNVFFEPGARSNWHTHPGGQILIITDGVGYHQIEGEPIQVMKKGDIVKCPPNTRHWHGASPDTGLQQMYIVPNTEKGIVEWMEPVTDEEYNVGE; encoded by the coding sequence ATGAAAAATATCAATCTGTTATTAGTATTCTCAGCTTTGGTTCTCCAGGGGTGTCAAGGACAAGATTCATCCGAAACAGAACAAAAAGATTTGGAAGCCATTTTCCCTAAAGGGAAGTTAGGACCTTCTGAGTATTTTACTGGCAAAGCCTACAATTATGGCCTTGTGCCCAATGATTCAACTTATACCACTTTGGTGGGAAATGTTTTTTTTGAACCAGGGGCAAGAAGCAACTGGCATACCCATCCTGGAGGCCAAATCCTTATTATTACTGATGGTGTAGGCTATCACCAAATCGAAGGGGAGCCCATTCAGGTAATGAAAAAAGGGGATATAGTAAAATGCCCTCCCAATACCCGTCATTGGCATGGTGCAAGTCCTGATACCGGTTTACAGCAAATGTATATTGTTCCAAATACTGAGAAAGGCATAGTAGAATGGATGGAGCCGGTGACTGATGAAGAGTACAATGTTGGTGAATAA
- a CDS encoding AraC family transcriptional regulator, whose amino-acid sequence MKNKPTLKTGFKGEKINVIPRRLLTDYSKRELTKNLYLTDIGYFPKALHHFRKRPQGCPEYILIYCIEGKGTIKINQSSFQLTPNSFYIIESKQNHAYFSDEKNPWSIFWVHFTGVNAKEIFQRFRKQNNNQPIIIPFEKNRIAEFEYMIDLFKNGISEEIFEYSSMLLHKTLGSFIYYSIKSNKKVQSSNEDLVNEIIDYLNQHIYDTVTIEEISRTFNKSSSTIFSLFKKKTGQSLIHFFNLLKVQKACELFNLTNMSVKEISYELNFQDPLYFSRLFKKYMGVSPSTYKNEL is encoded by the coding sequence ATGAAAAATAAGCCAACACTAAAAACCGGTTTTAAAGGAGAAAAAATCAATGTAATCCCAAGAAGACTGTTAACAGATTATTCAAAAAGAGAACTTACTAAAAACTTATACTTAACTGATATTGGTTATTTTCCAAAAGCGCTTCATCACTTCCGGAAAAGACCACAGGGTTGCCCTGAGTACATTTTAATTTATTGTATTGAAGGAAAGGGAACCATCAAAATTAATCAATCCAGTTTTCAGCTAACTCCCAATTCTTTTTACATCATCGAGTCAAAGCAGAATCACGCCTATTTTTCGGATGAGAAAAATCCTTGGTCCATTTTCTGGGTTCATTTTACAGGTGTAAATGCGAAGGAAATTTTTCAAAGGTTCAGAAAACAGAATAATAACCAACCCATCATTATCCCTTTTGAGAAAAACCGGATTGCAGAGTTTGAATACATGATTGACCTTTTTAAAAATGGTATTTCGGAGGAAATATTCGAGTATTCGAGCATGTTGCTTCATAAAACCCTAGGTTCCTTTATTTATTATTCTATTAAGTCAAACAAAAAGGTTCAGTCTTCCAACGAAGATTTAGTCAATGAAATCATTGACTATTTGAACCAACATATTTACGACACGGTGACCATTGAGGAAATTTCACGTACGTTTAATAAGTCTTCCTCCACCATTTTTTCACTTTTCAAAAAAAAGACCGGCCAATCACTGATCCATTTTTTCAATTTATTAAAAGTCCAAAAAGCTTGTGAGCTTTTCAATCTAACTAACATGTCTGTAAAAGAAATCAGCTACGAACTGAACTTTCAGGATCCACTTTATTTTTCGAGGTTATTTAAAAAATACATGGGGGTATCCCCATCAACGTATAAAAATGAGCTTTAA